In one Chitinophaga sancti genomic region, the following are encoded:
- a CDS encoding GyrI-like domain-containing protein has product MTNGFKVIGLSVRTTNKDAQAMQDLGKLWGQFFAENVMEKIPNKASGEIYAIYTDYKSDYTEEYTTIIGVPVTTLNEVPEGLTGREFGPEQFQKFTAKGEMPAAVGNTWMEIWQKDKELNRKYTYDYEVYGAKSQQGANSEVAIFIATK; this is encoded by the coding sequence ATGACAAACGGATTTAAAGTAATCGGACTATCAGTAAGGACAACAAATAAGGATGCACAGGCTATGCAGGATTTAGGGAAGTTATGGGGGCAGTTTTTTGCAGAAAATGTGATGGAGAAAATTCCCAATAAGGCATCCGGAGAAATATATGCTATCTATACTGATTACAAAAGTGATTATACAGAAGAATATACCACCATCATTGGCGTGCCGGTAACAACGCTGAACGAGGTACCCGAAGGCCTTACAGGACGGGAGTTTGGCCCGGAACAATTCCAGAAATTCACCGCAAAGGGAGAAATGCCGGCTGCTGTAGGAAATACCTGGATGGAGATCTGGCAGAAAGATAAAGAACTGAATAGAAAATATACTTACGACTACGAGGTGTATGGCGCGAAATCTCAACAGGGAGCAAATTCCGAAGTAGCCATCTTCATCGC